The proteins below are encoded in one region of Engystomops pustulosus chromosome 8, aEngPut4.maternal, whole genome shotgun sequence:
- the XIRP2 gene encoding xin actin-binding repeat-containing protein 2 isoform X2, with amino-acid sequence MAMYQAAAATKGQSSSRNMLEESEACVMSGGLASMKKHFEKSENVSSRSAVSQYQQRSVKETRRSNEVTFMSSSQAAEQHETQFSASNTEQVSVHEQSTQETSTASNYNQEADGVGYMEMPKISAQVLKEQYEQSLKDKITSVSGTAGSQGKHAKMYNDHPEFEWPVVNTKTSGSTSSVHGMSSSLKSEHSSKSAHTKSVHFGSLEEFPLPPPPPPDILETDEIADFSQSPEPPQPTERYASVAPKEVFSKQRNLYELKRLYKHIHPEVRKNLEQEFYNQVSDIVTSQFEQKGEVQHTRSVFENPVSSPQKCLSPEREYLEWDEILKGEVQSMRWVFENQPLDTIKDESPEQSHIKSIGEQEIIAGGDVKYTTWMFETKPIHALGVDPSGSLDKAEKVPELARGDVRTATWLFETQPLDSMNKIHKENDSDTVYTSEDIHGGDVKAGRYFFETQYNDRSLSSDEMSMLRLKSELQDFKGDVKTTVKQFETDPTYVLQDSSGKVLEITTVCREDIEKGDVKTARWMFETQPLDMINQDKTQLKVVKGISMEESVKGGVGKAKWLFETRPLDSIKEVDDSVSEKEAIIGADVYQKCWIFETLPMDILKDNANERPQEGEEIIGGNVSNTKYLFENIPMDELKENDEVGKLKKVITTEEEKGDVRHQKWVFETRPLEQIREEKKEYIRTVRLDEIQKGVVSTFKNAFEREDWQKDDFSYKIQIEDVDKGTVQLNRKLFETTPLYAIEDQFGHYHEVKTIRQEEVVRGDVRSYQWMFETIPIDQFGESSENYQVIRGISSQEIQSGDVKKGKWLFETQPLDSIKYFSHTEDEELVQKQRTDIVKGDVRTCKWLFETQPMEALYEKHETMTSSEEIQKGDVKTCTWLFETQALDTIQDESERSTHLEKEEVIGRDVQSVCFLFETQNLEQIQGEDKKDFKRVVEIDVQSGDVSSMKYIFENKTLDQISSSSQDVLHMIKNMKSEDLQKGNVLNCRWLFENHSIDEINENHEKNKETYAITDVQGGNVRKGCFVFETFSLDQIKEEDSENTIKTVNMDEIVKGDVKNYRLMFETTPLYAIQDKEGFYHEVTTVKKEEVLHGNVRGTRWLFETKPIDSFNDSDEVFLIKAVTQEDIQKGDVNSVRWRFETQSLDTISDEEKSKFRTIETVIGGDVRGNKELFENEKNSQAVRTVSISEIQQGNVKTSTWLFETHTLDELHGENYEDIKRVTKEDIQKGDVQDAVWLFENHNLDSIREIDETDKKASKEEIPQADVRTTTWLFETTPLHEFNEYKTEKTEVIGKSIHETLKELHSQRIVKSHGIILEADEIGDVRMAKYQLMNKEIPKIEKQEVIRGDLQNIMMNLLSKQSSTERTVLLNEEEKGNINLTKSQLMNQSTDKQAMREDIIGGDIQEAIKNLLQNKDAGKQGILIQESEKGDIKMTIYSLFNNDESQDFQRDEVVGGDIKRAIYNLKTSVLSDEKKERVRIEDSERGNVQFFTTCIESGALDYIKRLHGEFEDEVEEQTSEEILGVDVEATKLLLKRQRSQVDRTIEEADIIPGDVYNTVKVFMTEPENKSFDANKEEIVKGNLQATLSSLSQAINQSVVVQKEAIIKADLPATLKSLTEAQNQVKDTEKPDVIPGDIQGTIDSLEKAVKQKNEFVKEEVIQGNVGAALKSLKEAQQTVKQVEKEDIISGDVSSTMQSLLDSSTERNYVQHQVSVQGDVKSTMKTLLEPSSQIVQRRASIEGNVKDTMKTLLHSSEENHEFSHAGSKAGGKVMTVEMDDQLLSTVDQRSLQNVNNLQHTVSDTTIKVNHKSTQNMNTSQQKVTNMSKAEQREFYNSQKASANKVWKQSNTGSDTQIVEFPEEQSIPAQELSVRQKEKSHTSLLNQNKATIQAKKVSNVNTSGVTIMDVIDTEGFKKSDHSQKQVTKQQSQQSKRMISGNAFNMQNAQVLDTINNNVDVTSKEVQSVNKTSFKKESQNIQQKHVNTKKAIHEITSTKTSTKSGQFTKNIKTETDRENTLSSFPPPPPPVQPCMEEPPLAPTPPPPPPPPPPPLPTHFPLKAYAEPDYFPSPPPPVADKMDNENYPPPPETPPPIIKYKDQKKESTIRKAGYQSHGQSVTTSKESKTQVTKFSAEQSSKELSQKLTEKEKSKKTVNQVPDVLPKSKLPIFHSKSGTMTSTKVNENKNISKQSKASKCEQIVNTSQTHSGYSEQAEFHKEEAVSNKVGLNVKQKMFYSPTISPVPKTQTLSSDFKAVSQEQVCNKEIENFSHSTAQDYDQIVCDQELERIHEESLKPKKKDILLSSANITQIQGLNTKSMEVSHVNESKTSISETKTGNVNITQLSEQDLDQLTCDHELERIHEETLKPKRKLFTPCRMSPAIHAETPTPKPKTYVRKFKTPLMIAEEKYRQQREEMEKNKTKTVSQVYTSTSPRIQRKQVSAEGNSVQSFETESSKLTVIPTKEEINTQYQMKEQKNITSTEAIEESHCKTKQNVSQLGSSSSTSTISSPVLKVQTQSKESQLIQQQSLQGFKESSTQEHISKHVLNKSEKTKQMDQSEMTRTSSPRAIINFDRESLETARSEMTVQAANNIGSMKHIDHKAVEMQQKVHEESHTTKRTEKRRSQELKVQSISQSSQQKQIQSTSNIQAVNNEKDVKTVQPQLTGLGGTVTKTIESPKFQRKLQIKKDQTKSEVEVQQNISTTASQSDKSKSHFKPPIHQQKAPLPPPPQHPKEPPEVSESLAKNVSTSEVKETMASKETLEKNLNVSSEHQRKQEIKSSDVIDYLRKCEELQQTVSNAKQFESDPQTLNINTFRTFLSIIPSWLISPEKKKNIADQAASSSRSDITEQISYIKNHAMDMKSSFEGNIQAAMKSTSFVKQKNESNTQSEASHKQITTVAKKVETTSRQRKISNDLGRLPSDMKQTDIRACSPLLKMRSPSPTYITIESTVRRTDSPQKDRLPSSSPLPKEPVTIPMPPRRSTTPKTSSPLPQKSRSEQLAKLKDTTVKLSQGATQPRAITPIPVVAEKKCEIIHSPATLRRQLKIESHTKESLSTTPVPSEVTYSATEDRTEIYEEARLSENQQTHSEKDSTHIPKWLGPDMDITSISQKNKLPTEHAFESKTKNVYMRDGGNLQRKTTVGSGNEGRMATSKESASSLFRTPSSKFQGEQNKTVPKEGQRASNELPSQGKARTVPIRQIRDHRENTSKIFVNRHDESQEHLFKPMIHPETMLQASGVEKMESKVIRSRTSQNAEGMKPAFEFKHAPPTYEDVISGHMLDISATESPEEILKNFQKTWEESERVFKSLGYTVSDTSEVISSYHQEEFITENASSGQGNVLRLSKEGLPNGVPGGRQADFS; translated from the exons GTTACATGGAAATGCCTAAAATTTCTGCGCAAGTCCTTAAGGAACAATATGAACAGTCTCTCAAGGATAAAATTACTAGTGTCAGTGGAACTGCAGGATCACAGGGAAAACATGCAAAG ATGTATAATGACCATCCAGAATTTGAGTGGCCAGTGGTTAACACTAAGACCTCTGGCTCGACAAGCAGTGTCCATGGTATGAGCTCATCATTGAAATCAGAACACTCATCAAAGTCTGCTCACACTAAGTCTGTCCATTTTGGAAGTTTAGAAGAGTTTccactacctcctcctcctcctccagatattTTAGAAACAGACGAAATAGCAGATTTTTCCCAGTCCCCAGAACCTCCACAACCTACGGAAAGATATGCCTCGGTTGCCCCCAAAGAGGTGTTTTCAAAGCAACGAAACCTATATGAGCTGAAAcgtttatataaacatatacatccTGAAGTGAGGAAGAATTTAGAACAGGAATTTTACAATCAGGTCTCTGACATTGTAACTAGTCAATTTGAACAGAAAGGTGAGGTACAACATACAAGATCGGTGTTCGAAAATCCAGTTAGTAGCCCACAAAAATGTCTTAGTCCCGAAAGAGAATATCTGGAATGGGATGAAATTTTGAAAGGAGAGGTGCAGTCTATGAGGTGGGTTTTCGAAAATCAACCTTTAGATACAATTAAAGACGAGTCACCAGAGCAAAGTCACATCAAAAGCATTGGAGAGCAAGAAATCATAGCTGGAGGGGATGTAAAATATACAACATGGATGTTTGAGACAAAGCCAATTCATGCCCTCGGAGTAGACCCCTCAGGCTCTTTAGATAAAGCTGAGAAAGTACCTGAACTTGCTAGAGGAGATGTCAGGACAGCAACATGGTTATTTGAAACACAACCATTAGATTCTATGAACAAAATACACAAGGAAAATGATTCTGACACAGTCTACACTTCGGAAGACATTCATGGAGGAGACGTAAAAGCTGGTAGATACTTTTTTGAAACTCAATACAATGACCGCTCACTTTCTTCTGATGAAATGAGCATGCTGAGACTCAAATCAGAACTTCAAGACTTTAAAGGTGATGTGAAAACAACCGTAAAACAATTTGAAACTGACCCTACCTATGTCTTGCAAGATAGTTCTGGAAAAGTTCTTGAAATAACTACAGTCTGCAGGGAAGACATTGAGAAAGGAGATGTTAAAACAGCAAGGTGGATGTTTGAGACACAACCTTTGGACATGATCAATCAAGATAAAACTCAGCTCAAAGTGGTCAAAGGAATATCCATGGAAGAAAGTGTTAAAGGTGGGGTCGGAAAGGCAAAGTGGCTATTTGAGACACGTCCTTTGGACTCTATTAAAGAGGTGGATGATTCTGTTTCTGAGAAAGAAGCtatcattggggcagatgtatatcaaaaatgttggatttttgaAACTCTACCAATGGACATTTTAAAAGACAATGCTAATGAAAGGCCTCAAGAGGGCGAGGAGATAATAGGTGGTAATGTAAGTAATACAAAATATCTATTTGAGAATATACCAATGGATGAACTCAAAGAAAATGATGAAGTTGGAAAACTTAAAAAAGTTATCACTACAGAGGAGGAAAAAGGGGATGTTCGACATCAAAAATGGGTTTTTGAAACACGCCCACTTGAACAAATTAGGGAGGAAAAGAAAGAATATATCCGGACGGTTCGTCTTGATGAAATCCAGAAGGGAGTTGTTAGCACCTTCAAAAATGCATTTGAGAGGGAAGACTGGCAAAAAGATGACTTCTCTTACAAAATCCAAATAGAAGATGTAGATAAGGGAACGGTCCAGCTTAACAGGAAACTTTTTGAAACAACACCTCTGTATGCTATTGAGGACCAGTTTGGACATTACCACGAGGTTAAGACAATTCGTCAAGAAGAAGTAGTAAGAGGAGATGTAAGATCATATCAATGGATGTTTGAAACTATTCCTATTGATCAGTTTGGCGAAAGTTCAGAAAACTACCAAGTTATCAGAGGAATCTCATCTCAAGAAATACAGTCTGGGGATGTCAAAAAAGGAAAGTGGCTATTTGAGACTCAGCCACTGGATTCTATCAAATACTTTAGTCATACTGAGGATGAAGAGTTGGTACAAAAACAAAGAACTGACATTGTCAAAGGTGATGTGAGGACTTGTAAATGGTTATTTGAAACTCAACCAATGGAAGCCCTGTACGAAAAACATGAAACAATGACAAGCAGTGAGGAAATCCAGAAGGGAGATGTGAAGACCTGCACGTGGCTTTTTGAAACCCAGGCACTTGACACAATACAGGATGAATCAGAGAGGTCTACTCATTTGGAGAAGGAAGAGGTCATAGGTAGAGATGTACAATCAGTTTGTTTTCTTTTCGAAACACAAAATTTGGAACAAATACAAGGAGAGGATAAAAAAGATTTCAAGAGGGTGGTGGAAATTGATGTTCAGTCTGGGGATGTCTCCTCCATGAAATATATTTTTGAGAACAAGACATTAGATCAGATTAGTTCTAGTTCTCAAGATGTTCTCCATATGATAAAGAACATGAAATCTGAGGACCTCCAAAAGGGGAATGTCTTGAATTGTCGATGGCTTTTTGAGAATCATTCTATTGATGAAATAAATGAAAACcatgagaaaaataaagaaacatatGCAATAACAGATGTCCAAGGAGGAAATGTAAGGAAAGGATGCTTTGTATTTGAAACTTTTTCATTAGACCAAATTAAGGAAGAGGATTCGGAAAATACCATTAAAACAGTGAATATGGATGAAATAGTAAAAGGTGATGTGAAAAATTATAGGCTGATGTTTGAAACTACGCCACTTTATGCTATCCAAGATAAAGAAGGATTTTACCATGAAGTAACAACAGTCAAGAAAGAAGAGGTACTCCATGGCAATGTTCGTGGAACAAGATGGTTATTCGAAACAAAACCTATAGATTCGTTCAATGACTCTGATGAAGTGTTTTTGATCAAGGCGGTAACACAAGAAGACATTCAAAAAGGGGATGTTAATTCTGTTAGATGGAGATTTGAAACCCAATCACTTGATACGATTTCTGATGAAGAGAAATCAAAGTTTCGTACCATTGAAACTGTTATTGGTGGTGATGTAAGAGGCAACAAAGAGCTATtcgaaaatgagaaaaatagccaGGCTGTGCGAACAGTAAGCATCAGTGAGATTCAACAAGGCAACGTTAAAACATCTACTTGGTTGTTCGAAACCCACACTCTTGATGAACTTCATGGAGAAAATTATGAGGACATAAAGAGAGTAACAAAGGAAGACATCCAAAAGGGAGATGTGCAAGATGCGGTGTGGCTTTTTGAAAATCACAATTTGGATTCAATTCGAGAAATTGATGAAACTGATAAAAAAGCATCGAAAGAAGAAATTCCACAAGCTGATGTTAGAACAACAACATGGCTTTTTGAAACTACACCATTACATGAATTTAATGAATACAAAACAGAGAAGACAGAAGTCATTGGAAAGAGTATTCATGAGACACTCAAAGAACTGCATAGCCAAAGAATTGTCAAGTCCCATGGAATCATTTTGGAAGCAGATGAAATTGGGGATGTCCGTATGGCTAAATACCAACTCATGAATAAGGAAATTCCAAAGATAGAAAAACAAGAGGTAATAAGGGGAGATCTTCAAAATATAATGATGAACCTGCTGTCTAAGCAGTCATCTACTGAAAGAACTGTACTCCTAAATGAAGAAGAAAAGGGAAACATCAACTTGACAAAATCACAGTTAATGAATCAATCTACCGATAAACAAGCAATGCGGGAGGACATTATTGGTGGAGATATACAGGAAGCCATAAAAAACCTTCTCCAAAATAAGGATGCTGGGAAACAAGGAATACTTATTCAAGAAAGTGAGAAGGGTGATATAAAAATGACTATCTATTCTCTCTTTAACAATGACGAGAGTCAAGATTTTCAACGGGATGAGGTGGTAGGTGGCGATATAAAACGGGCAATTTACAATTTAAAGACCTCCGTCTTGTCTGATGAGAAGAAAGAAAGGGTTCGAATAGAAGATTCTGAAAGAGGTAATGTCCAGTTCTTCACAACTTGTATTGAATCTGGAGCGCTGGACTATATAAAACGACTGCATGGAGAATTTGAGGATGAAGTGGAGGAACAAACCAGTGAAGAAATTCTGGGAGTTGATGTTGAAGCTACAAAATTATTACTTAAACGTCAACGATCCCAAGTTGACCGAACTATTGAGGAAGCAGATATCATCCCCggagatgtgtataatacagttaaAGTTTTTATGACTGAGCCAGAGAATAAATCATTTGATGCAAATAAAGAAGAAATTGTTAAAGGTAATTTGCAAGCAACCTTAAGTTCTCTCAGCCAAGCCATAAATCAGTCTGTAGTAGTACAAAAAGAAGCGATTATAAAAGCTGATCTTCCAGCAACACTGAAGTCTCTTACTGAAGCACAGAATCAAGTCAAGGATACGGAAAAGCCAGATGTCATCCCTGGAGATATTCAAGGAACCATTGATTCTTTAGAAAAAGCTGTAAAGCAGAAGAACGAGTTTGTTAAGGAAGAAGTCATTCAAGGAAACGTTGGGGCAGCATTAAAATCTTTAAAAGAAGCACAACAGACTGTAAAGCAAGTAGAAAAAGAAGATATAATCAGTGGAGATGTAAGTTCAACCATGCAAAGTCTGCTGGACTCCTCTACAGAACGAAATTATGTACAACATCAGGTCAGTGTTCAAGGCGATGTTAAAAGTACTATGAAGACATTGCTTGAGCcttcttcacaaatagtccaacgGAGAGCAAGCATTGAAGGCAATgtgaaagacacaatgaaaacttTGCTACATTCTAGTGAGGAAAATCATGAATTCTCTCATGCAGGTAGTAAGGCAGGTGGGAAAGTGATGACTGTAGAAATGGATGACCAGCTACTCTCTACAGTCGATCAGAGAAGCCTACAGAACGTAAATAATTTGCAACACACAGTTTCAGACACAACCATAAAAGTTAATCACAAAAGTACACAGAATATGAATACATCGCAGCAGAAAGTAACCAACATGAGCAAAGCTGAGCAGAGagaattttataattcacagaagGCTTCCGCCAATAAAGTCTGGAAGCAAAGTAATACTGGTTCTGATACTCAGATTGTGGAATTCCCTGAAGAGCAAAGTATCCCAGCTCAAGAACTTAGCGTGAGACAGAAAGAGAAGTCACATACGAGCTTATTGAATCAAAATAAGGCAACGATTCAAGCTAAAAAGGTTTCCAACGTCAACACCTCTGGAGTCACCATTATGGATGTGATTGATACTGAAGGTTTCAAAAAATCAGATCATAGTCAGAAGCAGGTGACTAAACAGCAATCACAACAGTCAAAGAGAATGATTTCAGGAAATGCATTCAATATGCAAAATGCACAGGTTTTGGATACTATCAATAATAATGTAGATGTCACATCAAAAGAAGTTCAGTCGGTGAATAAGACTTCATTTAAAAAAGAATCTCAAAATATACAGCAAAAACATGTGAACACAAAGAAAGCCATTCATGAGATAACATCTACTAAAACATCTACCAAAAGTGGTCAGTTTACAAAGAACATCAAAACTGAAACTGATAGGGAAAATACTTTATCTAGTttccctcctccaccaccaccagtaCAACCGTGTATGGAAGAACCTCCGCTTGCGCCAACACCTCCACCACCTCCACCGCcaccacctccaccattaccaaCTCATTTTCCTCTTAAGGCATATGCTGAGCCTGATTATTTTCCTTCCCCTCCCCCACCAGTAGCAGATAAGATGGACAATGAAAATTATCCTCCTCCACCAGAAACGCCACCACCAATTATAAAATACAAGGATCAGAAGAAAGAATCAACTATTAGAAAAGCTGGATATCAATCTCACGGGCAGTCTGTCACAACCAGCAAAGAATCAAAGACTCAAGTCACTAAATTTTCTGCAGAGCAATCAAGTAAAGAATTATCACAGAAATTAACTGAAAAGGAAAAATCTAAGAAAACTGTAAATCAAGTACCAGATGTGCTACCAAAGTCTAAACTGCCTATATTTCATTCTAAATCAGGAACAATGACAAGTACAAAGGTTAACGAAAATAAAAATATCAGCAAACAATCAAAGGCTTCCAAATGTGAACAAATAGTTAACACCAGTCAGACTCATTCAGGTTATTCTGAACAAGCGGAATTTCATAAAGAAGAGGCGGTCAGTAATAAAGTAGGCTTAAATGTCAAGCAAAAAATGTTCTATTCACCGACCATTTCTCCAGTGCCAAAAACTCAAACTTTATCATCTGATTTCAAAGCCGTTTCTCAGGAACAGGTATGCAATAAAGAAATTGAGAACTTCAGTCATTCAACTGCTCAAGATTATGATCAAATTGTTTGTGATCAGGAGCTTGAAAGAATCCATGAAGAGTCTTTAAAACCCAAGAAAAAAGATATCCTCTTATCTTCAGCTAATATCACCCAGATACAAGGACTCAATACAAAAAGTATGGAGGTTAGCCATGTTAACGAAAGTAAGACATCAATCTCCGAAACAAAGACTGGAAATGTAAACATCACTCAGTTGAGTGAACAAGATTTAGATCAACTGACGTGTGATCATGAATTAGAAAGAATTCACGAGGAAACTTTGAAACCCAAGAGAAAGTTGTTCACACCATGTAGGATGTCTCCAGCTATACATGCTGAAACTCCAACGCCAAAACCAAAAACATATGTACGAAAATTTAAGACTCCACTAATGATTGCGGAGGAAAAGTATCGTCAACAAAGAGAGGAAATGGAGAAAAATAAGACTAAGACTGTATCTCAGGTTTATACATCAACATCTCCGAGGATACAAAGAAAACAAGTATCAGCAGAGGGCAATTCCGTCCAGTCATTTGAAACAGAATCCTCAAAATTAACGGTTATTCCAACAAAGGAAGAAATAAATACTCAGTATCAGATGAAGGAACAGAAGAATATAACTTCCACTGAGGCAATTGAAGAATCTCATTGTAAGACTAAGCAAAATGTGTCACAACTAGGGTCATCATCGTCAACTTCCACCATATCTAGCCCAGTCCTGAAAGTTCAAACACAATCAAAAGAATCCCAACTGATTCAGCAACAAAGTTTACAGGGTTTTAAAGAATCCAGTACACAGGAGCATATCAGTAAACATGTTTTGAACAAGTCAGAGAAGACAAAACAGATGGATCAATCAGAAATGACAAGAACGTCTTCTCCCAGAGCCATTATTAACTTTGACAGGGAAAGCCTGGAAACAGCAAGGTCTGAAATGACTGTTCAAGCTGCAAATAATATAGGGAGCATGAAGCACATTGATCACAAAGCTGTTGAGATGCAGCAAAAAGTACATGAAGAATCTCATACCACCAAAAGAACTGAAAAAAGACGAAGCCAAGAATTAAAAGTCCAATCCATATCTCAAAGCTCACAACAAAAACAGATTCAGAGCACAAGTAATATCCAAGCAGTAAATAATGAGAAGGATGTCAAAACAGTGCAACCCCAACTGACTGGATTGGGTGGCACAGTGACTAAAACAATAGAGTCACCAAAATTCCAAAGAAAGCTGCAAATCAAAAAAGACCAGACCAAAAGTGAGGTTGAAGTTCAGCAGAATATATCTACAACTGCTAGTCAATCGGATAAATCAAAAAGCCATTTTAAACCACCCATACATCAGCAAAAAGCCCCTCTTCCACCACCACCACAACACCCAAAAGAACCACCAGAAGTATCTGAAAGTTTAGCCAAAAATGTTTCTACATCAGAAGTCAAGGAGACAATGGCATCAAAAGAAACCTTGGAAAAGAACTTGAACGTCAGTTCAGAACATCAAAGAAAACAGGAGATAAAGTCATCAGATGTTATTGACTACCTTCGAAAATGTGAAGAGCTTCAGCAGACAGTGTCCAATGCAAAGCAATTTGAATCAGATCCCCAGACACTGAATATTAATACATTTAGAACGTTCCTCAGTATTATTCCCAGCTGGTTAATCAGTCcggagaaaaagaaaaatattgcaGATCAGGCTGCATCCAGCAGTAGGAGTGATATTACAGAGCAAATATCTTACATCAAAAACCATGCAATGGACATGAAGTCATCTTTTGAAGGCAACATACAAGCAGCAATGAAATCTACTTCATTTGTCAAACAAAAAAATGAATCCAATACTCAGAGTGAAGCATCACACAAACAGATCACTACGGTGGCAAAAAAAGTTGAGACAACAAGTAGGCAAAGGAAGATCAGCAATGACCTCGGAAGGCTCCCAAGTGACATGAAGCAGACTGATATTAGGGCGTGTTCTCCTCTCCTGAAGATGAGGTCTCCATCCCCTACTTACATTACTATAGAATCTACAGTAAGACGTACAGACTCCCCTCAAAAAGACAGACTTCCCTCGTCATCGCCACTCCCTAAAGAGCCTGTGACAATACCGATGCCACCAAGGCGTTCCACAACACCCAAAACATCATCCCCTTTACCTCAAAAAAGTCGCTCTGAACAACTTGCAAAACTTAAAGACACCACTGTCAAACTCTCTCAAGGAGCAACACAACCCAGAGCTATCACTCCTATTCCTGTAGTAGCTGAGAAAAAATGTGAAATTATACATTCTCCCGCTACTCTGCGCAGACAGCTGAAAATTGAAAGCCATACCAAAGAGTCTTTGAGTACCACTCCAGTTCCTTCAGAAGTGACTTACAGTGCAACGGAGGACAGGACAGAAATTTACGAGGAAGCTAGACTATCTGAAAACCAACAAACACACTCTGAGAAAGATTCAACGCACATTCCAAAATGGCTGGGCCCTGATATGGATATTACATCAATCTCACAAAAAAACAAGCTCCCAACAGAACATGCGTTTGAatctaaaacaaaaaatgtttacatgAGAGATGGTGGGAACCTCCAAAGGAAGACCACCGTAGGAAGTGGAAATGAAGGGCGCATGGCAACCTCAAAGGAAAGTGCAAGTTCTCTTTTCAGGACCCCAAGTAGTAAGTTTCAAGGTGAACAAAATAAGACAGTGCCAAAGGAAGGCCAAAGGGCATCTAATGAGCTTCCTTCACAAGGGAAAGCTAGAACCGTTCcaataagacagatcagagatcacAGAGAGAATACCTCCAAAATATTTGTGAACCGGCATGACGAAAGCCAAGAGCATTTATTCAAACCTATGATACATCCTGAAACCATGTTACAAGCTTCTGGTGTTGAGAAGATGGAGAGTAAGGTAATCAGGTCAAGAACTTCCCAGAATGCCGAAGGCATGAAGCCTGCATTCGAATTCAAACACGCACCTCCAACCTACGAAGATGTCATATCAGGTCACATGCTTGACATTTCAGCTACTGAATCCCCAGAAGAAATATTGAAGAATTTTCAAAAGACCTGGGAAGAAAGTGAAAGAGTCTTTAAGAGTCTAGGCTATACTGTCTCCGACACATCGGAGGTGATAAGCAGCTACCACCAAGAAGAATTCATCACCG AAAACGCTTCCTCAGGACAAGGAAATGTGCTCCGTTTGTCAAAAGAAGGTTTACCCAATGGAGTGCCTGGTGGCAGACAAGCAGACTTTTCATAA